A window of Terriglobales bacterium contains these coding sequences:
- a CDS encoding isoprenylcysteine carboxylmethyltransferase family protein — translation MFGRITAFAYGVFCYLVFLATFLYAIGFIGNVAVPKSIDSGPLVALPVALAIDLALLTLFALQHSIMARQWFKAAWTRLVPSSVERSTYVLFSSAALLLLFWKWQPIGGVIWDVQNASGRMMLLALYALGWLIVLVATFLINHFDLFGLRQVWLNLRGHAYTPLKFRIPAFYRVVRHPLYVGWLLVFWSAPLMTVTHLVFAIATTGYILVAIQFEERDLLRIHGEYEEYRRRVPMLLPFRKSQSTKQFKELGWGD, via the coding sequence ATGTTCGGTAGAATCACCGCGTTTGCATATGGGGTATTTTGTTACCTCGTGTTCCTGGCGACCTTCCTCTATGCGATTGGCTTCATAGGGAACGTCGCTGTACCGAAATCGATTGATTCAGGCCCGCTGGTCGCGTTGCCCGTCGCTCTAGCCATCGACCTGGCTTTGCTTACGCTATTTGCTTTGCAGCACAGCATCATGGCGCGACAGTGGTTCAAGGCGGCGTGGACCCGCTTAGTTCCGAGTTCCGTGGAGCGGAGTACGTATGTGCTCTTCTCCAGTGCTGCATTGCTCCTGTTGTTTTGGAAATGGCAGCCGATTGGCGGCGTCATTTGGGATGTTCAGAATGCTTCCGGTCGCATGATGCTATTGGCCCTGTATGCACTGGGGTGGCTCATCGTGCTAGTCGCGACCTTCCTGATCAACCATTTCGACTTATTTGGACTGCGACAGGTCTGGCTGAACCTTCGAGGCCACGCCTATACACCTCTGAAATTCCGAATCCCAGCGTTCTATCGGGTCGTTCGCCATCCGCTGTACGTCGGTTGGTTGCTCGTATTCTGGTCGGCACCGCTGATGACCGTTACACATCTTGTGTTCGCAATTGCAACAACCGGTTACATCCTTGTTGCCATTCAGTTCGAAGAACGGGACCTTCTGCGAATACACGGTGAATACGAAGAATATCGCCGGCGGGTGCCAATGCTTCTGCCCTTTAGGAAATCGCAAAGCACAAAGCAATTCAAGGAACTCGGATGGGGAGATTAA